A genomic window from Pseudogulbenkiania sp. MAI-1 includes:
- a CDS encoding helix-turn-helix transcriptional regulator, whose translation MNDDLPDISRLASLLADPGRSRMLLALLDGRMLPASDLAEAAGLSAQAASNHLARLLDGGVLRVEPRGRYRYYMLMDSSMAHAIEALAAAAHGGDLQRPRLRPKGNAELRLARTCYRHLAGRLGTALCAAMEEEGYLKPHTTAHGFIITETGIGWLREALDIDCNAPGSRSPLMARACLDWSERRDHLAGPLGEALCTAFLTHALVARRSGNRSLEVTDAGGEFLRQHFALTL comes from the coding sequence ATGAATGACGATCTGCCCGACATCAGCCGCCTTGCCAGCCTGCTGGCCGACCCCGGCCGCAGCCGCATGCTGCTAGCGCTGCTGGATGGACGCATGCTGCCAGCCAGCGATCTGGCGGAAGCCGCAGGGCTGTCGGCACAGGCTGCCAGCAATCACCTGGCTCGCCTGTTGGATGGCGGAGTGCTGCGGGTGGAGCCACGCGGCCGCTACCGTTACTACATGCTGATGGACAGCAGCATGGCCCACGCCATCGAAGCGTTGGCCGCCGCCGCCCACGGCGGCGACCTGCAACGTCCCCGGCTGCGCCCCAAAGGCAATGCCGAACTGAGGCTGGCGCGGACCTGCTACCGGCACTTGGCCGGCCGCCTGGGCACAGCGCTGTGCGCGGCAATGGAGGAAGAGGGCTACCTGAAGCCGCACACCACGGCACACGGTTTCATCATCACCGAAACAGGGATCGGCTGGCTGCGAGAAGCGCTGGATATCGACTGCAACGCACCAGGCAGCCGGTCGCCCCTCATGGCACGCGCCTGTCTTGACTGGAGCGAGCGCCGCGACCATCTGGCCGGCCCGCTGGGTGAGGCACTGTGCACCGCCTTCCTGACCCACGCATTGGTCGCCCGACGCAGTGGCAACCGCTCGCTGGAAGTGACTGACGCCGGCGGGGAGTTCCTGCGGCAGCACTTCGCACTGACACTGTAG
- a CDS encoding SlyX family protein — translation MDDSRLTDLEVKVAFQDDLLDALNLTVTRQQQQIDLLQEQIRMLYQQLRSNQPGNDTPAGHEIPPHY, via the coding sequence ATGGACGACTCCCGCCTCACCGACCTCGAAGTCAAAGTGGCCTTCCAGGACGACCTGCTCGACGCGCTGAACCTGACCGTCACGCGCCAGCAGCAGCAGATCGACTTGCTGCAGGAGCAGATCCGCATGCTGTACCAGCAGCTGCGCAGCAACCAGCCGGGCAACGACACGCCGGCCGGGCACGAGATTCCACCGCATTACTGA
- a CDS encoding ArsI/CadI family heavy metal resistance metalloenzyme produces MKRLHVHVSVDDLAQSVAFYSALFGAAPTVEKRDYAKWMLDDPRVNFAISQRGAKAGLDHLGIQAENAEELAELKTRIDAAGMAALSEEGTTCCYAKSDKHWVQDPSGIAWETYHTLESAPTFRDAEKDVAPASADTASCCAPPQPGETSCCAPAPQKIQLIARKNIEAIVSRERKKP; encoded by the coding sequence ATGAAACGACTGCACGTGCACGTATCGGTGGATGATCTGGCGCAGAGCGTGGCGTTCTATTCCGCGTTGTTCGGCGCGGCGCCGACGGTGGAAAAGCGCGACTACGCCAAGTGGATGCTGGACGACCCGCGTGTCAATTTCGCCATCAGCCAGCGCGGCGCCAAGGCTGGACTCGATCACCTCGGCATCCAGGCCGAGAACGCCGAGGAACTGGCGGAACTCAAGACCCGCATCGACGCCGCCGGCATGGCGGCGCTGTCCGAGGAAGGCACGACCTGCTGCTACGCCAAATCCGACAAGCACTGGGTGCAGGACCCGTCCGGCATCGCCTGGGAGACCTACCACACGCTGGAGAGCGCGCCGACCTTCCGCGATGCGGAGAAGGACGTCGCACCGGCATCTGCTGACACCGCCTCCTGCTGTGCGCCGCCGCAGCCCGGCGAGACGTCCTGTTGCGCTCCCGCTCCGCAGAAGATCCAGTTGATTGCGCGCAAGAACATCGAAGCCATCGTTTCCAGGGAAAGGAAGAAACCGTGA
- a CDS encoding helix-turn-helix transcriptional regulator — MESNQAVKMLAALAQESRLAIFRLLVEAGPAGRSAGQVGEALAIAPATLSFHFKELAHAGLIEGRQDGRYVIYSARFAEMTALLAYLSENCCRASAATDGCC, encoded by the coding sequence ATGGAATCGAATCAGGCAGTGAAAATGCTTGCGGCGCTGGCGCAGGAGTCGCGGCTGGCGATCTTCCGCCTGCTGGTCGAGGCCGGCCCGGCGGGCCGCTCGGCCGGACAGGTAGGTGAGGCGCTGGCGATCGCCCCGGCGACGTTGTCGTTCCACTTCAAGGAACTGGCGCATGCCGGGCTGATCGAGGGACGGCAGGACGGGCGCTACGTGATCTATTCGGCGCGCTTTGCCGAGATGACGGCGCTGCTCGCCTATCTCAGCGAGAACTGCTGCCGCGCCTCGGCGGCTACCGACGGCTGCTGTTGA
- the dapC gene encoding succinyldiaminopimelate transaminase, whose protein sequence is MNPNLALLQPYPFQRLRSLLAGVTPPAGLSHVNLSIGEPKHPTPTVVKEALVGALDGLASYPATLGSDALRAACAGWAERRYGLTLDPLREVLPVNGSREALFAFVQTVIDASGAHKPVVISPNPFYQIYEGAALLAGAEPYYVNCLAENRFQPDWNAVPEAVWRRTQLVFVCSPGNPTGAVMSLADWQNLFELSDRYGFVIASDECYSEIHFGQPPLGGLQAAKQLGRDFRRLVMFTSLSKRSNAPGLRSGFVAGDAALLENFLLYRTYHGSAMSPSIQTASIAAWNDEEHVGANRAAYAAKFEAVHAKLAEAFAVSLPDASFYLWARVPGGDDQTFARALFAEEHVTVLPGSLLARDAHGVNPGAGYIRIALVAPLAECVEAAERLVRFARRHA, encoded by the coding sequence GTGAATCCGAATCTTGCCCTGCTGCAGCCCTACCCCTTCCAACGGCTGCGGTCGCTGCTGGCAGGCGTGACGCCGCCGGCCGGGCTGTCCCACGTCAACCTGTCGATCGGCGAGCCCAAGCACCCCACCCCGACCGTAGTCAAGGAAGCGCTGGTGGGCGCGCTCGATGGTCTGGCCAGCTACCCCGCCACGCTGGGCTCGGATGCTCTGCGTGCCGCCTGCGCCGGCTGGGCCGAGCGCCGCTACGGCCTCACACTCGACCCGCTGCGCGAAGTGCTGCCGGTCAACGGCAGCCGCGAGGCGCTGTTCGCCTTCGTGCAGACGGTGATCGACGCCTCCGGCGCACACAAGCCGGTGGTGATCTCGCCCAACCCGTTCTACCAGATCTACGAAGGCGCGGCACTGTTGGCCGGCGCCGAACCGTACTACGTCAACTGCCTGGCCGAGAACCGCTTCCAGCCCGACTGGAACGCCGTGCCCGAGGCAGTATGGCGGCGAACCCAACTGGTCTTCGTGTGCAGCCCCGGCAACCCCACCGGCGCAGTGATGAGCCTGGCCGACTGGCAGAACCTGTTCGAGCTGTCCGACCGCTACGGCTTCGTCATCGCCTCGGACGAATGCTATTCCGAAATCCACTTCGGCCAGCCGCCGCTGGGTGGTCTGCAGGCCGCCAAGCAACTCGGCCGCGATTTCCGCCGCCTGGTGATGTTCACCAGCCTGTCCAAACGCTCCAACGCCCCCGGCCTGCGCTCCGGTTTCGTTGCCGGCGACGCCGCCCTCCTGGAAAACTTCCTGCTCTACCGCACCTACCACGGCAGCGCCATGAGCCCGAGCATCCAGACCGCCAGCATCGCCGCCTGGAACGACGAAGAACACGTCGGAGCCAACCGCGCGGCGTATGCCGCCAAATTCGAGGCGGTTCACGCCAAGCTGGCCGAAGCCTTCGCTGTCAGCCTGCCGGATGCCAGCTTCTACCTGTGGGCGCGCGTGCCCGGAGGCGACGACCAGACCTTCGCCCGTGCGCTGTTCGCCGAGGAGCACGTCACCGTGCTGCCCGGCTCGCTGCTGGCGCGCGACGCCCACGGCGTCAACCCGGGCGCCGGCTACATCCGCATCGCCCTGGTGGCGCCGCTGGCCGAGTGCGTGGAAGCCGCCGAGCGCCTGGTACGCTTCGCCCGACGTCACGCCTGA
- the dapD gene encoding 2,3,4,5-tetrahydropyridine-2,6-dicarboxylate N-succinyltransferase, whose protein sequence is MHPIQTLIEEAFEKRAEITPATVSAELKAAIGQVIDELDSGRLRVAEKIDGDWVVNQWVKKAVLLSFRIRDNVVQDDGVSRYFDKVDTKFADWNEQRFQQAGFRVVPGAVARKGSFIAKNTVLMPSYVNIGAYVDEGTMVDTWATVGSCAQIGKNVHLSGGVGIGGVLEPLQANPTIIEDNCFIGARSEVVEGVIVGEGSVISMGVYIGQSTKIYDRETGEVSYGRIPPGSVVVSGNLPSKDGSHSLYCAVIVKKVDAQTRSKTSINDLLRGV, encoded by the coding sequence ATGCACCCGATCCAGACCCTGATCGAAGAGGCGTTCGAAAAGCGCGCCGAAATCACCCCGGCCACCGTCTCCGCCGAACTGAAGGCCGCCATCGGCCAGGTCATCGACGAACTGGATTCCGGCCGCCTGCGCGTCGCCGAGAAGATCGACGGCGACTGGGTCGTCAACCAGTGGGTCAAGAAAGCCGTGCTGCTGTCCTTCCGCATCCGCGACAACGTGGTGCAGGACGACGGCGTCAGCCGCTACTTCGACAAGGTCGACACCAAGTTCGCCGACTGGAACGAGCAGCGCTTCCAGCAGGCCGGCTTCCGCGTGGTGCCGGGCGCAGTGGCTCGCAAGGGCTCGTTCATCGCCAAGAACACCGTGCTGATGCCGTCCTACGTCAACATCGGCGCCTACGTCGACGAAGGCACCATGGTCGACACCTGGGCCACCGTCGGCTCCTGCGCCCAGATCGGCAAGAACGTGCACCTGTCCGGCGGCGTCGGCATCGGCGGCGTGCTCGAACCGCTGCAAGCCAACCCGACCATCATCGAAGACAACTGCTTCATCGGTGCGCGCTCCGAAGTGGTCGAAGGCGTGATCGTCGGCGAAGGCTCGGTGATCTCGATGGGCGTCTACATCGGCCAGTCCACCAAGATTTACGACCGCGAAACCGGCGAAGTCAGCTACGGCCGCATTCCGCCGGGCTCGGTGGTGGTGTCCGGCAACCTGCCGTCCAAGGATGGCAGCCACAGCCTGTACTGCGCCGTGATCGTCAAGAAGGTAGACGCGCAGACCCGCAGCAAGACCAGCATCAACGACCTGCTGCGCGGCGTGTAA